A stretch of DNA from Pristiophorus japonicus isolate sPriJap1 unplaced genomic scaffold, sPriJap1.hap1 HAP1_SCAFFOLD_470, whole genome shotgun sequence:
attccggcctcaccaggtcaggcccaagtgtgcatgccccggaaaccggcttttccgatctgtcaaagatttctccatatggattctccatatcccggggagaagaccatttgtgtgggtgagattgggtcatttgcccaaatcatgcccagagaatgtccttcaaactcttaaaccaggtaaaagcaggtcgatacattacttttaccagtgtaagagttctaaaacatatcaaaaataaactgaaatacatatttttacagtaaaaaccctttccaccaaggatcatttattttaaaccttattgaaacatgttaaaaaaattccaaaacatttttttaacaaaacatttaattgactttaatttcaattaattttaaatatgtgatgtgtttttaatttattctgttgcttttcaatattgaggtgtttattcacattgataataatgggaactctgaaaaagcgagttgctattattatcactgagaatactgcagcgtgattggtgcttcaggcccatgtgactccagctttactgtacgtatggggaaggccatttccctaatgctacacatggaatgaaggtctcggatgggaatcgaaggtttacgtaaaatatcctccggtcggaggcatttgtccgaaggaagcccccaaccgggatttcccccccattatctggtggcattgagttctgaggctgtaaagtctctgctgcttcttatcgtttaatgcattttacaattacaacaaagggatatttcagcacattcttccactgctcccggaacttagtctgtgtcacggcGTAAATCCCAGTGTTTGTACAGCAACTCAGCTGCTGCAGCATGAATCCTAGTTCATTTACTAACGTAGGTATAAATACAAGATGTGAAATCCAAACAAGCCGGTTTGCCACAAGAACCACCATATACATTGCCCATagcaggatgaaattccccgagataacaaacaataaaatcatggatttcctgcgactctccatctcggggtctctgggactctccccactgctgtgaccccggagtctcctgcgagctctgctggccattaaaatgtgtctgacagtgagagcattgagcagcaggatcagaataaatgggacacacggggttaGAATATAATGAAGTAGTTCGAATGCTCCCCAGCCCAGTGATGTATAATTAGTGTAATACAGATTACAAAACCAGGGGTTGTTACCAAGCACATACCTACTCATGAACATAAAATACCAGGGTATGttctttaaacagctcagcacagtcactgttcccagaaccacagccgccgttctctcggtgcaatatttagttttcagcttctggcaacaaatggccacaaatcgatcgaaggtgaaagtgatggtgaaccagacagaacagtctgtggctgcatagagcaggacggcgtggatattacacaggggGATGGAATACAGGAAAATAAACTGTTCCTCATAACGAAttggaatgtgcctcagtatcagatccaggatcacgaccagtagatccgctgttgccatggccaccaggtaacgagtgacacatttggagagtccacactttccccgggacaggatcactatcgtcactaagttcactgtgaggaaaggaaataaccagttaaattaaacatcaggctgggagcaagagcagaagattgatgggattcggtctgcaatctgcaaatcattagtgacatgaaatgatataatctaattctcggacc
This window harbors:
- the LOC139252631 gene encoding probable G-protein coupled receptor 139, yielding MVVSRIPPAPPMTDEFLAIVASWRLDEKITGVLMKIQRIYYPLITAFGVPMNLVTIVILSRGKCGLSKCVTRYLVAMATADLLVVILDLILRHIPIRYEEQFIFLYSIPLCNIHAVLLYAATDCSVWFTITFTFDRFVAICCQKLKTKYCTERTAAVVLGTVTVLSCLKNIPWYFMFMSRYVLGNNPWFCNLYYTNYTSLGWGAFELLHYILTPCVPFILILLLNALTVRHILMASRARRRLRGHSSGESPRDPEMESRRKSMILLFVISGNFILLWAMYMVVLVANRLVWISHLVFIPTLVNELGFMLQQLSCCTNTGIYAVTQTKFREQWKNVLKYPFVHKECQLIVTEVLMIKQSFDIFPSNIRCTSWKATCERKQE